One segment of Candidatus Hydrogenedentota bacterium DNA contains the following:
- a CDS encoding beta-propeller domain-containing protein — translation MHATKRVSWALAVLLLAGGVALTGCPRFPLIAAFTATPRSGSAPLEVRFTDMSVNLTGSPITSWSWNFGDGGTSDARNPRHVYQQAGAYTVTLEVRTAETSSTVTREALIAVTSHVGEGEGEGEGEGEGEGEGEGLQFTSAAVGRSYTDVLAGTEGEGEGEGNDKPREVVEPDVIRRIGNLLYVLNQYRGLTIVNLDTNAILSQAPTIGYPRDLYVTGNRAYVLVGYAASYTNDNGKFTYDIASRVYVLDISDPTRVPIVASFDLDGDFVDSRMVGSVLYAVCARYEWYWEDVPGGTVTDDETAAGSNGPAIVKEQTSSSWVTSLDIADPNHPVEVNRLSLDGYGNIIQATADALFVAAPDNAYWYSSTTTIRYIDISDPHGQIAVRGAATVQGVVADRFKMDVYDNVLRVVSSAWNWQEGWRRVYITTINLADPDHLAKLGETQLDEASGETLFATRFDGPLAYIVTYLVVDPLFIVDLSNPAKPVVAGEIKAPGWSTHIEPRGDRLIALGVDDTDGRKVCVSLFDVSNPASASQLDRVTFGQNWAWSTAYSDVKAFTVLDDVLIVPFSGWEETGGYERLQFISYTRDTLSLRGYADLEGSIMRSFEYDPYYFGVTTEQLATIDASDLDHPEVIRRLTLAENVVDCFELNGGIRAEIISVSDTGRTRVRLLDAASAVLGETDADIGSFMKALPNGDSVVLVGTFYESRYDTLGGYSYEYYYLVATIDCTAPEAPVATVFKVDAQPYWGWYWYDWYMGGVEADKSIMPWWGYRWWYPQADSAFLLNGLLALRCGGQQFDETFGDETAPYQGIALVNLSTQAVHTIGFGYTGISSLNAAGSKLYLGTQKDAGAVAGTWMPICAHYLREIDPAAPSIGPAVNVPGLFEQFAAGILVTRDDQWGENWTFKSSLVTMPWDGRSPIREVADTLALPPGAGSVLPRGSAIYFTAYEAGTLLYAVAMDPAGKLALGDGLLLTDQWATLFEADAATAYVTIGNLVARYGFADGQGSLRDVAETMGYPTSVRFGAEHAYIALGYSGVHVLPR, via the coding sequence ATGCATGCAACGAAACGTGTGTCATGGGCACTGGCGGTCCTGCTGCTGGCTGGCGGCGTGGCGCTGACGGGATGCCCCCGGTTTCCGCTGATAGCGGCCTTTACGGCGACACCGCGATCCGGTTCCGCGCCCCTTGAAGTGAGGTTCACGGACATGTCCGTCAATCTCACCGGTTCGCCGATTACTTCGTGGTCATGGAATTTCGGCGACGGCGGCACGAGCGACGCGCGCAACCCGCGCCATGTGTACCAACAGGCCGGCGCCTATACGGTCACGCTCGAAGTACGAACAGCCGAGACCTCGAGCACCGTCACGCGTGAAGCGTTGATCGCCGTGACCAGCCATGTAGGCGAGGGCGAGGGTGAAGGCGAAGGCGAAGGCGAAGGCGAAGGCGAGGGTGAAGGCCTTCAGTTTACGAGCGCGGCCGTCGGGCGTTCGTACACGGATGTGCTTGCCGGCACGGAGGGCGAAGGCGAAGGCGAAGGCAACGATAAACCCCGAGAAGTCGTCGAACCGGACGTCATCCGGCGGATAGGCAACCTGCTGTATGTACTGAACCAATACCGCGGCCTGACAATCGTCAATCTTGACACGAACGCGATACTATCGCAGGCGCCGACGATCGGATATCCCCGCGATCTGTATGTGACCGGCAATCGCGCCTATGTGCTGGTCGGTTATGCCGCCTCCTATACCAACGACAACGGCAAGTTCACCTACGATATCGCCTCGCGCGTCTACGTGCTCGACATCTCGGATCCGACCCGCGTGCCGATTGTGGCGAGTTTCGATCTCGATGGCGATTTCGTGGACAGCCGAATGGTCGGCTCGGTGTTGTATGCCGTTTGCGCGCGCTATGAGTGGTATTGGGAAGACGTCCCGGGCGGAACGGTGACGGACGACGAAACGGCGGCCGGTTCAAACGGACCCGCGATCGTCAAGGAACAGACGTCGTCGTCGTGGGTCACGAGCCTGGACATCGCCGATCCGAACCATCCCGTCGAAGTGAACCGCCTGTCGCTCGACGGGTACGGCAACATCATCCAAGCCACGGCGGACGCCCTTTTCGTGGCCGCGCCGGACAACGCGTATTGGTACAGCAGCACCACGACGATACGATACATTGACATCAGCGATCCGCACGGCCAGATCGCGGTGCGCGGCGCGGCAACCGTCCAGGGCGTCGTGGCCGACCGATTCAAGATGGACGTGTACGACAACGTGCTCCGCGTCGTGTCGAGCGCATGGAACTGGCAGGAGGGCTGGCGGCGCGTATACATCACCACCATCAATCTCGCCGATCCGGACCACCTCGCGAAACTGGGCGAAACGCAACTGGACGAGGCGTCGGGCGAAACGCTCTTCGCGACGCGTTTCGACGGCCCCCTCGCCTATATCGTGACGTATCTGGTCGTGGACCCGCTGTTCATCGTTGACTTGTCGAATCCGGCGAAACCCGTCGTCGCGGGCGAGATCAAGGCGCCGGGATGGTCCACGCACATCGAACCGCGCGGTGACCGGCTCATTGCGCTGGGCGTGGACGACACCGACGGGCGCAAGGTATGCGTCAGCCTGTTCGATGTGTCGAATCCGGCCTCCGCGTCGCAGTTGGATCGCGTGACCTTCGGCCAAAACTGGGCATGGTCCACCGCCTACAGCGACGTCAAGGCCTTCACGGTGCTTGACGACGTGTTGATTGTGCCCTTCAGCGGCTGGGAAGAAACCGGCGGCTATGAACGGCTCCAGTTCATTTCTTACACACGCGACACGCTGTCGCTGCGCGGTTACGCGGATCTCGAAGGATCGATCATGCGGTCCTTCGAATACGATCCGTATTACTTCGGCGTGACGACGGAGCAACTGGCCACGATTGACGCCTCCGATTTGGATCATCCGGAAGTAATCCGCCGGCTGACCCTTGCGGAAAACGTGGTGGACTGTTTTGAGTTGAACGGCGGCATCCGCGCAGAAATTATTTCCGTTTCCGACACCGGCCGGACACGGGTGCGGCTGCTGGACGCGGCCAGCGCCGTACTGGGCGAAACGGACGCGGACATCGGATCCTTCATGAAAGCGCTTCCAAACGGGGACTCGGTTGTCCTTGTCGGGACGTTTTATGAAAGCCGGTACGACACCCTCGGCGGGTATTCCTACGAGTATTACTATCTCGTCGCCACGATAGACTGCACGGCGCCGGAGGCGCCCGTGGCCACGGTGTTCAAAGTGGACGCGCAGCCCTATTGGGGCTGGTACTGGTACGACTGGTACATGGGCGGCGTCGAGGCGGACAAATCCATCATGCCGTGGTGGGGCTACCGCTGGTGGTATCCGCAAGCGGACAGCGCATTCCTCCTGAACGGCCTGCTGGCGCTTCGGTGCGGCGGCCAACAGTTCGACGAGACCTTCGGCGATGAAACCGCGCCCTATCAGGGAATCGCCTTGGTGAACCTTTCAACGCAGGCCGTCCATACGATCGGTTTCGGCTACACCGGAATCTCCTCGCTGAACGCGGCCGGGTCGAAACTGTATCTCGGCACGCAAAAAGATGCGGGAGCCGTGGCGGGAACCTGGATGCCGATCTGCGCGCACTATCTGCGGGAGATCGATCCCGCCGCGCCGTCCATCGGCCCCGCCGTCAACGTGCCCGGCCTGTTTGAACAATTCGCGGCCGGCATCTTGGTCACCCGCGACGATCAATGGGGCGAGAATTGGACCTTCAAGAGCAGCCTTGTAACCATGCCATGGGACGGCCGCAGCCCGATCCGGGAAGTGGCCGACACCCTGGCCTTACCGCCCGGCGCGGGCAGCGTGCTGCCGCGCGGCTCCGCGATCTATTTCACGGCCTACGAGGCCGGCACCCTGCTGTATGCCGTCGCGATGGACCCAGCCGGCAAACTGGCCCTTGGCGACGGACTGCTCCTGACCGATCAATGGGCGACGCTTTTCGAGGCGGACGCCGCCACCGCCTACGTCACCATCGGCAATCTCGTCGCGCGATATGGTTTCGCGGACGGACAGGGATCGCTGCGCGACGTGGCCGAAACCATGGGATACCCCACGTCGGTCCGTTTCGGCGCGGAACACGCCTACATCGCCCTTGGATATTCCGGCGTGCACGTGCTGCCGCGCTGA
- a CDS encoding beta-propeller domain-containing protein, whose protein sequence is MNGLRLGLAGVIVLLLSAGCPVAREKPRFLNAATSQGRYFGLDGALPTAGMGEIDSNTTPTSRESREVVEPDVIRRAGNLLYILNQYRGLTLVDLDTQEIVARVPTAGYPRDLYIVDGRAYVLVGYASDYTTEGNTVSFSVASRLYVVDLSEPAQAVITGEFDLEGDLVDSRLVGNVLYAVCAEYTYWWEDGVVSAVMKAETSSSWVTSVNVSNPASPQRVADVSFDGMGSVIQATDSAIFVAAPDWQTNKTTITYVDISDPAGAMRVAGNIAVDGMVPDKYKMDAYEGVLRVVSNEWQWQGRGRLNHITTIDLSDPDHLVKLGQTELEDAAGESLFATRFDGPRAYIVTFFVIDPLFIVDLSDPAHPAVTGKLEVPGWSTHIEPRGDRLIALGVDDTNGQRRVAVTLYDVSDAANPAVVGERLSFGQGWAWSSAYNDVKAFTVLDDVLIVPFSGWTENGGSYDRLQFVSYTRDGLEAGGYVDVQGSVQRSFAYDGLYYGVTAEQLATIDGSDLSAPTVTHRLTLAEYVADVLELSPSLTVDIVSRYDSGKTLVRVSDSANSTTGSVEVAIGSLTKAFASGTTVVLAGTEWDNSFYTSNYHVATVDCSTASAPAVVKDFKVNVTPYWGYWGYPYYPMGMIADGMARIAMPWWGWPYGSTQDTVFLSGNTLVLRCLGETYGSTVGTETAYHGLAFVNLAEGSLTATLGLGFSTITGINQVGGKLYIGTQTFEGYDWFKAMVANYLGVLDIETRTMGPLVNVPGTFVQYEPDRNLLVVRNDQWDSDWSVSTKLQTVRWQGGATVEPLQALALANGTGAILGRGSRIFVDGYDNGYQLAAVSVGADGALAKSGQVKVTDQWGNLLDARGVKAYAVVGNAIAVYDFTGEPALQGVYTFMGSATAIRFGAERAYVALGYSGTGELPL, encoded by the coding sequence ATGAATGGGCTTCGTTTGGGGTTGGCCGGGGTCATCGTGCTTCTTTTATCGGCGGGTTGTCCGGTGGCGCGCGAGAAGCCGCGTTTTCTGAACGCCGCCACGTCGCAGGGCCGGTATTTCGGTTTGGATGGCGCCCTACCGACAGCCGGCATGGGCGAAATTGATTCGAACACGACGCCCACGTCGCGGGAATCCCGCGAGGTGGTCGAGCCGGACGTCATCCGCAGGGCGGGCAACCTGCTCTACATTCTGAATCAGTATCGCGGACTCACGCTGGTGGACTTGGACACGCAGGAAATCGTCGCGCGGGTGCCGACCGCGGGATATCCGCGCGATTTATACATCGTGGACGGCCGGGCCTATGTGCTGGTCGGCTATGCTTCGGACTACACGACGGAAGGCAACACCGTGTCGTTTTCGGTGGCGTCGCGTCTCTATGTGGTGGATTTATCCGAGCCGGCGCAAGCCGTCATTACCGGCGAATTCGACTTGGAAGGCGATCTCGTGGACAGCCGGCTGGTGGGTAATGTGCTGTATGCGGTCTGCGCCGAGTACACCTATTGGTGGGAAGACGGCGTCGTGTCTGCGGTCATGAAGGCGGAAACATCGTCTTCATGGGTCACGAGCGTCAACGTGAGCAATCCCGCCAGTCCGCAGCGCGTGGCGGATGTTTCCTTCGACGGCATGGGTAGCGTGATCCAGGCGACGGACTCGGCGATCTTTGTCGCGGCGCCGGATTGGCAGACCAACAAGACGACCATTACCTATGTGGACATCAGCGATCCGGCGGGCGCGATGCGCGTGGCGGGCAACATCGCCGTGGACGGCATGGTGCCGGACAAATACAAGATGGACGCGTACGAGGGCGTGTTGCGCGTGGTGTCCAACGAGTGGCAGTGGCAAGGCCGGGGCCGTCTGAACCATATCACGACGATTGATTTGTCCGATCCGGACCATCTGGTCAAACTGGGCCAGACGGAATTGGAGGACGCCGCCGGTGAATCGCTTTTTGCGACGCGTTTCGACGGTCCTCGGGCCTATATCGTAACCTTTTTCGTGATTGATCCGCTTTTCATCGTGGATCTGAGCGATCCGGCCCACCCGGCGGTAACCGGCAAACTGGAAGTGCCGGGCTGGTCCACGCACATCGAGCCGCGGGGCGATCGCCTCATCGCGCTGGGCGTGGACGACACGAACGGCCAGCGGCGCGTGGCGGTCACACTGTACGACGTATCCGACGCAGCCAACCCGGCTGTGGTGGGCGAGCGTCTGTCTTTTGGCCAAGGCTGGGCGTGGTCGAGCGCATACAACGACGTAAAGGCGTTTACCGTGCTGGACGATGTGCTGATTGTGCCGTTTTCGGGCTGGACGGAAAACGGCGGTTCCTATGACCGCCTGCAATTCGTGTCGTACACACGCGACGGGTTGGAAGCGGGCGGATATGTGGATGTACAGGGCAGCGTACAGCGTTCCTTTGCCTACGACGGGCTGTATTACGGCGTCACGGCGGAGCAATTGGCCACGATAGACGGTTCCGATCTTTCCGCACCGACCGTGACGCATCGGCTGACCTTGGCCGAATACGTCGCGGACGTGCTTGAATTGTCGCCCTCGCTGACGGTTGACATCGTGTCGCGGTACGATTCGGGCAAGACGCTGGTGCGCGTGTCCGACTCGGCCAACAGCACGACGGGATCGGTGGAAGTCGCCATCGGAAGCCTGACCAAGGCGTTCGCGTCCGGCACAACCGTCGTGCTGGCGGGAACCGAATGGGACAATTCGTTTTACACCTCGAATTATCATGTCGCGACGGTAGACTGCTCGACGGCATCGGCGCCGGCCGTGGTAAAAGATTTCAAGGTGAACGTCACGCCGTATTGGGGATATTGGGGCTATCCTTATTACCCGATGGGCATGATCGCGGACGGTATGGCGCGAATCGCCATGCCGTGGTGGGGCTGGCCGTACGGTTCGACACAGGACACGGTTTTCCTCAGCGGCAACACGCTGGTCCTGCGCTGCCTGGGTGAGACGTACGGCTCGACCGTCGGCACGGAAACGGCCTACCACGGCCTGGCCTTCGTGAATCTGGCCGAAGGTTCGCTGACCGCCACGCTCGGCCTCGGCTTTTCGACCATTACCGGCATAAATCAAGTAGGCGGAAAACTGTATATCGGCACGCAGACCTTTGAAGGATACGACTGGTTCAAGGCGATGGTCGCGAACTACCTCGGCGTGCTGGACATCGAAACTCGCACGATGGGACCGCTCGTTAACGTGCCCGGCACTTTCGTGCAATACGAGCCGGACCGTAATCTGCTGGTGGTCCGAAACGACCAATGGGACAGCGACTGGAGCGTGTCCACCAAACTGCAAACCGTCCGTTGGCAGGGCGGCGCGACCGTCGAACCGCTGCAAGCCCTGGCGTTGGCCAACGGAACAGGCGCCATCTTGGGCCGTGGTTCCCGCATTTTCGTGGACGGATACGACAATGGGTACCAACTTGCCGCCGTAAGCGTCGGCGCCGACGGCGCCTTGGCCAAATCCGGACAAGTCAAAGTGACGGACCAGTGGGGCAACCTGCTGGACGCACGCGGCGTGAAAGCCTATGCCGTTGTCGGCAACGCCATCGCCGTGTACGATTTCACGGGCGAACCGGCGCTGCAGGGCGTATACACATTCATGGGATCGGCCACGGCGATTCGTTTCGGCGCGGAACGGGCCTACGTGGCGCTGGGTTATTCCGGCACGGGCGAATTACCGTTGTAA
- a CDS encoding FAD-dependent oxidoreductase, whose translation MTSPDMPGGFGGRLERNLAAMAAKSYDMVIVGGGITGACIARDAALRGLTVALIEKNDFAGATTSSSSKLIHGGLRYLQSLELGLVRESLRERRIWSNTAPHMIEPLTFLMPLTKSGIKDRMVKGIGLTLYDWLAYDRNRLDDPEKSIPSHKKLSRKEAIALEPGLETEELTGAMIFYDYQMYSPERLALECILSAAEAGADVANYAQAEGFAQEEGGITGVHVRDVINPDHGPLLIRGRIVVNAAGPWADLLMGQASGHPSRHLIRSKGIHLLTRSLTQGHAIAVPSKGGHFFILPWRGHSILGTTDTVYKGEPDKVHVTEKDIIEFLGVINKGYPHAKLKRSDVLYFYCGLRPIVDTTTPVNSAEDQGPEVEDSDSYKASRAAEVYDHEAQEGLKGLLTVIGGKWTTSRHLAEKVVDLACAKLGKTGVPCTTEHVPTYGGRGVGRFAEFRQLALETHPDLPADVVENLARNYGGRMEDVLALLGENPAWAERVSDRFPDIAAEVVYAVRREMALTLDDVLFRRTGLGTIGSPGDAAIARTADLMARELGWSPAERAAQINRAMARFSSWARSRAIVNPHAWGDRTGALWPRIESSLAHAIGPVEAVFTDSPMAAKRLAAKALKEGMEQIIAVGGDGTINEVINGFFENGLPINPDAVLAVLTSGTGRDFRRTYGMPEGVDEQIERMAASELRTIDLGKLTFINEQGAEETRYFGNIASFGLSGATDRAVNRLKFAKRFGGKFAFFVGMLKALLMYRNQPVRIQIDDVFDKVLRVSTAAVCNGQYFGGSMHIAPQAVPDDGLFDVVIIHDLSLPTLLRNVGTIYRGEHVANEHVTIVRGRRITALPVEGAGEVLLDVDGEAPGRLPATFEIVPAAIHFRC comes from the coding sequence ATGACATCGCCAGACATGCCGGGCGGGTTCGGCGGACGCCTTGAACGGAATCTCGCCGCCATGGCGGCCAAATCGTACGACATGGTGATTGTGGGCGGCGGCATTACGGGGGCGTGCATTGCCCGAGACGCCGCCTTGCGCGGCTTGACGGTTGCGCTGATTGAAAAAAACGATTTCGCGGGGGCAACGACATCTTCCTCCTCGAAGCTGATACACGGGGGCCTGCGCTATCTCCAAAGCCTCGAACTGGGATTGGTGCGCGAGTCGTTGCGGGAACGCCGGATTTGGTCGAATACCGCGCCTCACATGATAGAGCCCCTGACGTTTCTGATGCCCCTGACCAAAAGCGGCATCAAGGATCGCATGGTCAAGGGCATCGGCCTGACGCTGTATGACTGGCTTGCCTATGATCGCAACCGGCTTGACGATCCGGAAAAATCCATCCCTTCTCATAAAAAATTGAGCCGCAAAGAGGCAATCGCACTCGAACCCGGTCTGGAAACCGAAGAATTGACCGGTGCGATGATATTTTACGATTACCAGATGTATTCGCCCGAACGTCTGGCGCTTGAATGCATTCTATCGGCGGCGGAAGCGGGGGCGGACGTGGCCAATTATGCCCAAGCGGAGGGATTTGCGCAGGAGGAAGGGGGGATAACCGGGGTGCATGTGCGCGATGTAATCAATCCGGACCACGGGCCGCTGTTGATCCGGGGCCGGATTGTCGTCAATGCGGCGGGGCCGTGGGCGGATTTGCTGATGGGACAGGCCAGCGGACACCCCTCGCGCCATTTGATTCGCTCGAAGGGCATCCATCTGCTGACGCGATCCCTGACACAAGGCCACGCCATCGCCGTGCCGTCCAAGGGCGGGCACTTCTTTATCCTGCCTTGGCGCGGTCACTCGATTTTGGGGACCACCGATACCGTCTACAAGGGTGAACCGGACAAAGTCCATGTAACCGAGAAAGACATTATCGAATTTTTGGGCGTAATCAACAAGGGGTATCCCCATGCCAAATTGAAACGATCCGATGTGTTGTATTTTTATTGTGGTTTGCGTCCCATTGTGGACACAACCACGCCTGTCAATTCGGCTGAAGATCAGGGACCGGAGGTGGAGGATTCGGATTCATACAAGGCCAGCCGGGCAGCGGAAGTGTATGATCATGAAGCACAGGAAGGCCTGAAAGGGCTGCTGACCGTTATCGGCGGGAAATGGACCACCTCGCGTCATCTGGCGGAAAAGGTCGTTGATCTTGCCTGTGCCAAACTGGGTAAAACGGGGGTGCCCTGCACAACGGAACACGTTCCGACCTATGGCGGACGGGGCGTTGGCCGTTTTGCGGAATTTCGGCAACTTGCCTTGGAGACCCACCCGGATTTGCCTGCTGACGTGGTCGAGAACCTTGCGCGCAACTACGGCGGGCGCATGGAGGATGTCCTCGCGTTGCTTGGCGAGAATCCCGCCTGGGCGGAGCGTGTTTCGGATCGGTTTCCCGACATTGCGGCGGAAGTCGTGTATGCGGTTCGCCGCGAAATGGCGCTCACCTTGGACGATGTGTTGTTTCGCCGGACGGGTCTCGGGACGATTGGCAGTCCGGGAGATGCCGCCATCGCGCGCACGGCGGATCTAATGGCCCGGGAATTGGGCTGGTCGCCGGCGGAACGCGCCGCGCAGATCAATCGCGCCATGGCGCGGTTTTCTTCGTGGGCACGATCGCGCGCCATTGTCAATCCCCACGCGTGGGGCGACCGAACCGGCGCACTTTGGCCGCGAATCGAGTCGAGCCTTGCCCACGCGATCGGGCCGGTCGAGGCCGTTTTCACGGACAGCCCCATGGCCGCGAAGCGGCTGGCGGCCAAAGCCCTGAAGGAAGGCATGGAGCAAATCATCGCGGTGGGCGGCGATGGCACCATCAACGAGGTTATCAACGGCTTTTTCGAAAACGGCCTTCCGATCAATCCCGACGCCGTGCTTGCCGTGCTGACCAGCGGGACCGGCCGCGATTTCCGAAGGACGTACGGCATGCCCGAAGGGGTGGATGAACAGATCGAGCGCATGGCCGCCAGCGAACTGCGCACCATTGACCTTGGAAAACTGACATTCATCAACGAACAGGGCGCCGAGGAAACGCGCTATTTCGGCAACATCGCCAGTTTCGGGTTGAGCGGCGCGACCGATCGCGCCGTGAACCGCCTCAAGTTTGCGAAACGGTTCGGGGGAAAGTTCGCCTTCTTCGTAGGCATGTTGAAGGCGCTGCTGATGTACCGCAACCAGCCGGTCCGCATTCAAATTGACGATGTCTTCGACAAAGTCCTGCGCGTCAGCACGGCGGCCGTATGCAACGGCCAATATTTCGGCGGAAGCATGCATATCGCGCCGCAGGCCGTGCCCGACGACGGGCTGTTCGACGTGGTCATCATCCATGATTTGAGCCTGCCGACTCTTCTACGCAACGTGGGGACCATTTACCGGGGCGAACACGTCGCAAACGAGCATGTGACGATCGTCCGCGGACGGCGCATCACCGCCTTGCCGGTCGAGGGGGCGGGCGAAGTGCTGCTCGACGTGGACGGCGAGGCGCCGGGACGGCTTCCGGCCACATTCGAAATTGTTCCCGCCGCCATCCATTTCCGTTGTTGA